A portion of the Parasedimentitalea marina genome contains these proteins:
- a CDS encoding PilZ domain-containing protein, producing MNTNKSFLRNPVHTETRMKLGLPCNLYLGDQELQAVTFNISYSGFGVELPADGHTFDVKSLVSASIEDIGNFDVFVRWKRGQRMGLSFSSKRSAKPMLNAYFKRTNCYPI from the coding sequence ATGAATACTAATAAATCATTTTTACGAAACCCCGTTCACACCGAAACACGCATGAAGCTGGGTCTTCCCTGCAATCTCTACTTAGGCGACCAAGAGCTCCAGGCCGTCACATTCAACATCAGCTATAGCGGCTTTGGTGTTGAGTTACCGGCGGACGGTCATACTTTTGATGTGAAATCCTTAGTTTCGGCCTCTATCGAGGATATTGGCAACTTTGACGTCTTTGTTCGATGGAAACGTGGTCAACGGATGGGATTGTCATTCTCGTCCAAACGAAGTGCAAAGCCCATGCTCAACGCCTACTTCAAAAGAACGAACTGCTACCCGATTTAA
- a CDS encoding EAL domain-containing protein: protein MQDHLAEPKGNDVCTTLICATLAASLTAVGYFLLAWTEEKSVNERERLQLIEMTNSFVSVFSQNRGEGAPVPATFRRLGIEHFSNADQNDSARQNTSVRMPGRPGFELGTFEQDPRLATIIEDFVANPTAPPVHEYGFEGNRLIGRTVLPSIANNDSCVNCHNEALQTDTFQIGDVMGAYVVERDLTANLIADIKYSGLWFLSSFLILWLLASRERNHNMNVLRLEARVHIEKMKREAEAKEKFLLSHDSLTGLPNRKVFSDYLSDALDSDRKELLNAALIDLDDFKSVNDTMGHAAGDALLIEVALRLNTCLEKETGIVARLGGDEFAIIWETDSYSSEPDAFAQRILNEMAKPMEFEKWVVTPKCSIGIATWANIQSNTPSDLLKSADAALYVAKGHGKNTYQLFDRAIDDSIVRQNKIAARLPVSIREGDLRIVMQPKVLLHDGSFMGFETLSRWRLNGEDISPDEFVAVAENTGAVRDLDLRVLREAASFSTKLEEETGLDVPVAINLSANTFRSGSLLEDIQDVLWETGLRPDRLTLEVTETAAMANWKHVQDVLGELREMGVRSALDDFGTGYSSLAYLLRMKFDEIKIDREFVRDIEPNNDNHKLLQRIAELAESLDLELIIEGLETAQQVELVQGGAHRIGQGYYFSKPLELDDASAYLHDIVSQQTGNARSVR from the coding sequence ATGCAAGATCACTTGGCAGAGCCAAAAGGAAATGATGTCTGCACGACGCTGATTTGTGCAACCCTGGCTGCATCGCTTACGGCCGTTGGCTACTTCCTGCTTGCCTGGACAGAAGAAAAATCTGTCAATGAACGTGAACGGTTACAGCTTATTGAAATGACGAACAGTTTTGTTTCGGTGTTCTCGCAAAACAGGGGCGAAGGCGCACCTGTACCGGCAACATTCCGACGTCTGGGGATCGAGCATTTCAGCAATGCAGATCAGAACGACAGTGCCAGGCAAAACACATCGGTGCGGATGCCCGGTCGCCCTGGTTTCGAATTGGGAACATTTGAACAGGACCCGCGTCTTGCGACAATTATCGAGGATTTTGTCGCCAACCCAACAGCCCCCCCGGTTCACGAATATGGGTTTGAAGGAAATCGCCTTATTGGGCGGACTGTTCTTCCCTCGATTGCCAACAATGACAGCTGCGTCAACTGCCACAACGAAGCCCTGCAGACAGATACATTCCAAATTGGCGACGTGATGGGGGCCTATGTTGTCGAGCGAGACCTAACCGCCAACCTCATCGCTGATATCAAATACTCTGGCCTGTGGTTTTTGTCCTCATTTTTGATTCTCTGGCTGCTCGCCTCGCGAGAGCGGAACCATAATATGAATGTCCTGAGGCTAGAGGCGCGTGTGCACATTGAAAAAATGAAGCGAGAAGCCGAAGCAAAGGAAAAATTCCTTCTGTCTCATGACTCTCTCACTGGGTTGCCAAACCGTAAGGTGTTCAGCGACTATTTGTCCGATGCCTTGGACAGTGACCGGAAAGAACTTCTGAACGCTGCCCTGATTGATCTGGATGATTTCAAAAGCGTGAATGACACAATGGGTCACGCGGCCGGGGATGCCTTGTTGATCGAAGTCGCCCTGCGCTTGAACACCTGCCTGGAAAAAGAGACTGGTATCGTGGCGCGTCTGGGGGGAGATGAATTTGCAATCATCTGGGAGACGGATTCATATTCAAGCGAACCGGACGCCTTCGCTCAGCGCATCTTGAATGAAATGGCGAAACCCATGGAATTCGAAAAATGGGTCGTTACGCCAAAGTGCTCAATCGGGATCGCCACATGGGCAAACATCCAATCCAACACCCCGTCAGATTTGCTGAAATCAGCAGATGCAGCTTTGTATGTTGCCAAAGGGCACGGCAAAAACACCTATCAATTGTTTGACCGCGCGATCGACGATTCCATAGTTCGGCAAAACAAAATTGCTGCGCGTTTGCCGGTGTCTATCCGCGAGGGCGATCTGCGCATTGTGATGCAGCCAAAAGTCTTACTGCATGATGGCAGCTTTATGGGGTTTGAGACGCTGTCGAGATGGCGGCTGAACGGGGAAGATATTTCCCCTGATGAGTTTGTGGCTGTTGCCGAAAACACTGGTGCCGTTCGGGATCTGGATCTTCGTGTCCTGCGTGAAGCGGCGTCTTTCTCGACAAAACTGGAAGAGGAAACAGGCCTCGATGTTCCGGTGGCAATAAATCTGTCTGCCAATACCTTTCGCAGTGGTTCGCTACTCGAGGATATCCAGGATGTTTTGTGGGAAACAGGGCTTCGTCCTGACCGTCTGACACTGGAAGTCACCGAAACCGCTGCGATGGCGAACTGGAAGCACGTCCAGGATGTTCTGGGAGAACTGCGCGAAATGGGCGTGCGATCTGCGTTGGATGACTTCGGAACGGGCTACTCGTCGCTTGCTTATCTGTTACGGATGAAATTCGACGAAATTAAAATCGACCGAGAGTTTGTTCGCGATATCGAACCCAACAACGATAATCACAAGCTTCTGCAGCGTATCGCGGAACTGGCTGAAAGTCTGGATTTAGAGCTGATCATCGAGGGCTTGGAAACCGCACAACAAGTTGAATTGGTTCAGGGTGGTGCGCATCGGATCGGCCAAGGGTACTATTTCTCCAAACCGCTGGAGCTGGATGATGCCAGCGCATATCTGCACGATATCGTTTCGCAGCAGACTGGCAATGCCAGGTCGGTTCGGTAA
- a CDS encoding DUF4329 domain-containing protein: MHAPNDDLLKVSIWPVTALVFTLMASHSAAAQSRLELKFARQILTNLQAGSIAANREYCGMIGLTETGALIASAARKGRRDSCRPKDPRGAVELIASYHTHAGYDEDADSEVPSANDVIGDMEEGLDGYVSTPGGRLWFIDGQAGVARQLCGLGCLPADPDFQQGQWAVVKQRYTLSDLEARE; the protein is encoded by the coding sequence ATGCATGCCCCAAACGACGATCTTCTCAAAGTATCGATTTGGCCTGTCACCGCACTGGTTTTCACCCTGATGGCTTCACATTCCGCCGCTGCGCAATCTCGCCTGGAACTGAAATTTGCCCGCCAGATCCTGACCAACCTGCAAGCCGGTTCCATCGCGGCCAATCGCGAATATTGTGGAATGATCGGGCTGACGGAAACCGGGGCCCTTATTGCTTCGGCTGCTCGCAAGGGACGACGCGATTCTTGTCGGCCAAAAGATCCCCGTGGCGCCGTGGAGCTGATTGCCAGCTATCACACCCATGCCGGTTACGACGAAGACGCCGACAGTGAAGTCCCCTCTGCCAATGATGTAATTGGCGACATGGAGGAAGGGCTAGACGGCTATGTCTCTACGCCAGGCGGGCGGTTATGGTTTATTGACGGGCAAGCAGGCGTAGCCCGCCAGCTCTGTGGTCTGGGTTGTCTACCTGCCGACCCGGATTTTCAGCAGGGTCAATGGGCCGTGGTCAAACAGCGTTATACCCTATCGGACCTGGAAGCGCGCGAATAA
- a CDS encoding sulfatase-like hydrolase/transferase, translated as MNIDGKNLLIIISDEHRKDAMGCVGHPLVKTPNLDALAARGTIFENAYTPSPMCVPTRASIACGDYVHEIGNWDSATPYCGNTRSWMRHLRDQGVDVTSIGKLHFRSTEDDNGFVEEILPMHVVGGVGWAIGLLRDNPPDYNASAELSADVGAGESTYTDYDLAITEATEQWLKDPQRKDKPWGAFVSLVSPHYPLKAPQKYYDMYDAATIDLPVAYHGANQPEHSELKNIAKFFDYDQHFDEQKMREAKVAYYGLTSFMDDCVGRVLAALEDSNQAEDTVVIYISDHGDMMGDQGFWTKQVMYDASAGVPMIAAGPGFPEGRRVTTGTSLLDIAATAVDVTGVAPDDISRDLPGLSLRDIANAADDPDRTVFSEYHDGGSTTGTFMVRWDHWKFVYYVNHAPQLFDLKTDPNELRNLALDRTNDPSVQAAWAEGERRLRQICDPEQVNARCFEDQKQRIEQLGGRDACINSYVFNHTPTPDEQIKLEQASGTSENEQPS; from the coding sequence ATGAATATCGACGGTAAAAACCTACTGATTATTATTTCAGACGAACACCGTAAGGACGCAATGGGTTGCGTTGGCCATCCCTTGGTGAAAACTCCAAACCTCGATGCTTTGGCTGCACGCGGAACGATTTTTGAGAACGCCTATACGCCGTCTCCAATGTGTGTCCCCACGCGGGCAAGTATTGCCTGCGGTGACTATGTTCACGAAATTGGCAATTGGGACAGCGCCACGCCGTATTGTGGCAACACGAGAAGTTGGATGAGACACCTTCGCGATCAGGGGGTGGATGTGACATCCATAGGCAAGCTGCATTTTCGCTCGACCGAGGATGATAACGGATTTGTCGAAGAAATCCTGCCGATGCATGTTGTGGGAGGCGTTGGATGGGCCATTGGTTTGCTGCGTGACAACCCACCAGACTACAATGCCTCTGCCGAATTGTCGGCAGATGTCGGGGCCGGTGAAAGCACCTATACCGACTATGATCTGGCGATCACAGAGGCGACGGAACAGTGGCTGAAGGACCCGCAGCGCAAGGATAAACCCTGGGGCGCCTTCGTCTCCCTTGTCAGTCCGCATTACCCGCTAAAGGCACCACAGAAATATTACGACATGTACGACGCCGCCACAATTGATCTGCCGGTCGCCTATCATGGCGCCAATCAACCAGAACATTCGGAACTCAAGAACATCGCAAAGTTTTTTGACTATGATCAACACTTTGATGAACAGAAAATGCGGGAAGCCAAAGTTGCCTACTATGGCTTAACAAGCTTTATGGATGATTGTGTTGGCCGCGTTCTGGCCGCGCTGGAGGACAGTAATCAGGCCGAAGACACAGTGGTTATCTATATTTCCGACCATGGGGACATGATGGGGGATCAGGGTTTCTGGACCAAACAGGTCATGTATGACGCCTCGGCCGGAGTACCGATGATTGCAGCCGGACCCGGCTTTCCAGAGGGCCGTCGTGTGACCACCGGCACCAGCCTGCTTGATATCGCTGCAACGGCTGTGGATGTTACCGGTGTGGCACCTGATGACATAAGCCGGGATCTGCCGGGACTGTCGCTCCGCGACATTGCCAATGCGGCTGATGATCCGGATCGTACGGTATTTAGTGAATACCACGACGGCGGCTCCACCACGGGAACCTTCATGGTCCGATGGGACCATTGGAAGTTTGTCTATTACGTCAACCACGCGCCGCAACTGTTCGATCTGAAAACGGACCCAAACGAGCTGCGTAATCTCGCGTTGGATCGAACAAATGATCCCAGTGTTCAGGCGGCCTGGGCAGAAGGTGAAAGACGGCTGCGCCAGATCTGCGATCCTGAACAGGTCAATGCCAGGTGTTTTGAGGACCAGAAGCAGCGTATTGAACAGCTTGGTGGGCGGGATGCCTGTATCAACTCCTATGTATTCAACCACACGCCAACCCCAGACGAGCAAATAAAGCTTGAACAGGCGTCTGGCACCAGTGAAAACGAGCAGCCGTCTTAG
- the katG gene encoding catalase/peroxidase HPI, whose product MDGNNVGKCPVAHGATNVGMRSNKDWWPNQLNLRILHQNSAKSNPMDDGFNYAEEFLKLDLDALKKDLTALMTDSQDWWPADYGHYGGLFIRMAWHSAGTYRTADGRGGGGTGQQRFAPLNSWPDNGNLDKARRLLWPVKQKYGNQISWADLMILAGNVAIESMGGRTFGFAGGRADVWEPEEDVYWGAEEEWLAADENPNSRYSGERDLENPLAAVQMGLIYVNPEGPNGVPDVLASGRDIRETFARMAMNDEETVALVAGGHTFGKAHGAGDPGLVGAEPEAASIEQMGLGWINALGSGKGDDTTTSGIEGAWTANPTQWDNGFFDLLFGYDWNVTKSPAGAWIWEPVGVTEDDMAPQAHDPSKRVKTMMTTADMALRMDPIYGPISKRFHENPAEFQEAFARAWFKLTHRDMGPRSHYLGQEVPAEELVWQDPIPASETAADLDVGGLKASVLASGLSVSDLVKTAWASASTFRGSDMRGGANGARIRLEPMNRWDANEPEDLARVLAVLEGIKAASAKPVSMADLIVIGGAAAVEKAAKDAGQNVTVPVTLGRGDALQEMTDVESTGHLEPAADGFRNFQKQAYSISPEELLIDKAQLLTLTAPEMTALVGGMRVLGANHGGSALGVLTDRVGTLSCDFFVNILDMGTTWTDQGDGTYQGRVRASDDVTWSATRVDLVFGSNSQLRALAEVYGQDGAGGKFVTDFVAAWNKVMNADRAAQA is encoded by the coding sequence ATGGACGGAAACAACGTAGGTAAATGCCCGGTCGCGCACGGGGCAACAAACGTAGGCATGCGCTCCAACAAGGATTGGTGGCCCAATCAACTCAATCTGCGCATTCTGCATCAGAATTCTGCCAAATCAAATCCAATGGACGACGGTTTCAACTATGCCGAGGAATTCCTCAAGCTGGATCTGGATGCGCTAAAGAAGGATCTGACGGCATTGATGACCGACAGCCAGGACTGGTGGCCAGCTGACTATGGTCACTATGGCGGGCTGTTCATCCGAATGGCGTGGCACTCGGCTGGGACCTACCGCACCGCAGATGGGCGTGGCGGCGGCGGCACCGGTCAGCAGCGATTTGCACCGCTGAACTCCTGGCCCGATAACGGCAATCTTGACAAAGCACGTCGCCTTTTGTGGCCGGTCAAACAGAAGTACGGCAACCAGATCTCCTGGGCTGACCTGATGATCCTTGCCGGCAACGTTGCAATTGAATCGATGGGTGGCAGGACCTTTGGCTTTGCAGGCGGCCGGGCTGATGTTTGGGAGCCGGAAGAGGATGTTTATTGGGGTGCTGAAGAGGAATGGCTTGCGGCCGACGAAAACCCCAATAGCCGTTATTCTGGCGAGCGGGATCTGGAGAACCCTTTGGCCGCCGTTCAGATGGGCTTGATCTACGTAAATCCAGAAGGACCGAATGGCGTACCAGACGTTCTGGCCTCGGGGCGCGATATACGTGAAACTTTCGCGCGCATGGCGATGAATGATGAGGAAACCGTTGCGCTGGTGGCCGGGGGCCATACGTTCGGCAAGGCGCATGGTGCGGGTGATCCCGGCCTTGTGGGGGCTGAACCAGAAGCCGCTTCGATAGAGCAGATGGGGTTGGGCTGGATCAACGCCCTTGGTAGCGGCAAGGGCGACGATACCACGACATCAGGGATCGAGGGCGCCTGGACCGCCAACCCGACCCAATGGGACAACGGTTTTTTTGACCTTCTGTTTGGCTACGACTGGAACGTCACCAAAAGCCCGGCAGGGGCCTGGATCTGGGAACCGGTGGGTGTGACAGAAGACGACATGGCCCCGCAGGCGCATGATCCGTCCAAGAGGGTAAAAACCATGATGACCACCGCCGACATGGCGCTGCGCATGGATCCGATCTATGGCCCGATCTCCAAACGCTTTCACGAGAACCCAGCAGAGTTTCAGGAGGCCTTTGCCCGCGCCTGGTTCAAGCTGACCCACCGTGACATGGGCCCGCGCAGCCATTATCTGGGTCAAGAGGTTCCGGCAGAAGAACTGGTTTGGCAAGATCCGATTCCGGCGTCAGAGACGGCGGCCGATCTGGATGTCGGTGGGCTGAAAGCCTCGGTTCTGGCCTCGGGTCTGTCGGTCTCGGATCTGGTGAAAACCGCCTGGGCTTCGGCCTCGACCTTCCGTGGTTCGGACATGCGTGGCGGAGCAAATGGTGCCCGTATCAGACTTGAGCCAATGAACCGCTGGGACGCGAACGAGCCGGAAGATCTGGCACGGGTTCTGGCCGTGCTTGAGGGCATCAAGGCCGCCTCGGCCAAGCCAGTGTCGATGGCAGACTTGATTGTGATCGGTGGCGCAGCTGCTGTCGAGAAAGCCGCCAAGGATGCAGGCCAGAATGTCACAGTGCCGGTGACGCTGGGCCGTGGCGATGCGCTGCAAGAGATGACTGATGTGGAAAGCACCGGCCATCTGGAACCGGCCGCCGATGGCTTTCGCAACTTTCAGAAGCAGGCTTATAGCATCTCGCCAGAGGAGCTGTTGATCGACAAGGCCCAGCTTCTGACCCTGACCGCGCCGGAAATGACCGCATTGGTCGGCGGCATGCGGGTTCTGGGGGCCAACCACGGCGGCAGCGCACTTGGCGTTCTAACCGATCGCGTCGGAACCCTGTCGTGTGATTTCTTCGTCAACATTCTGGATATGGGCACGACGTGGACGGACCAGGGCGATGGCACTTACCAAGGTCGCGTCCGCGCATCCGATGACGTCACGTGGAGTGCTACGCGCGTTGATCTTGTCTTCGGCTCGAACTCACAACTGCGTGCCTTGGCCGAGGTCTATGGTCAGGACGGTGCAGGCGGGAAATTCGTGACTGACTTCGTCGCAGCCTGGAACAAGGTCATGAACGCAGATCGCGCCGCCCAGGCCTGA
- a CDS encoding LysR substrate-binding domain-containing protein — translation MMNITLRQLRYFDALAQHGHFGRAAEACSVSQPALSVQIKELEEVLGNTLFERMPRQVRLTTLGREFLVRSREILRSVDELGDLARAAQEQLVGQLRIGVIPTIAPYLLPTIVDRLSSQFVGVDIHVRETMTSTLLKELAEGRIDTAIVALPISEPSLTEVALFEENFVLIRPEADKGKPVPDREMLPEMRLLLLEEGHCFRDQALAFCNIQSNLPRETLDGTSLTTLVQMVGAGIGITLIPEMAIPVETRSAAVSVARLCEPQPTRTIGMIWRKTSPMEHQYLRITDLVRQAHVFLSGSPETDRTTS, via the coding sequence ATGATGAACATCACCCTCAGACAGCTCCGTTACTTTGATGCACTTGCACAGCACGGCCATTTTGGTCGCGCCGCCGAGGCCTGTAGTGTGTCCCAACCAGCCCTATCCGTGCAAATCAAAGAACTGGAAGAAGTGCTGGGCAACACCCTGTTCGAAAGAATGCCACGCCAGGTACGCCTGACCACACTCGGCCGCGAGTTTCTTGTCCGGTCAAGGGAAATTCTTCGCTCAGTCGACGAACTTGGCGACCTGGCGCGTGCTGCACAAGAGCAATTGGTCGGGCAATTGCGCATCGGCGTGATTCCGACCATTGCGCCCTATCTGTTGCCAACCATCGTGGATCGGCTGTCCAGTCAATTTGTCGGCGTCGATATTCATGTCCGGGAAACAATGACTTCGACCCTGTTAAAAGAGCTCGCAGAAGGCCGGATCGACACTGCCATTGTGGCACTGCCCATCTCAGAACCCAGCTTGACCGAGGTTGCGCTTTTCGAAGAAAACTTCGTGCTCATTCGTCCGGAGGCTGACAAGGGGAAACCCGTCCCGGATCGGGAAATGCTACCCGAAATGCGGCTTCTTTTGCTGGAAGAAGGCCACTGTTTTCGGGACCAGGCACTGGCATTCTGTAACATTCAGTCGAACCTGCCACGCGAAACGCTGGACGGGACCTCGCTGACGACATTGGTACAGATGGTCGGTGCCGGGATTGGCATAACGCTGATCCCTGAAATGGCGATTCCGGTTGAAACACGCTCAGCCGCAGTCTCGGTGGCGCGCCTTTGCGAACCACAGCCGACACGCACCATCGGGATGATATGGCGAAAGACAAGTCCAATGGAGCACCAGTATTTGCGGATCACGGACCTTGTGCGCCAAGCGCATGTTTTCCTGAGCGGGTCGCCTGAAACGGACAGGACCACGTCTTGA
- a CDS encoding caspase family protein, producing the protein MGSKRNGVRSVFSTLRVLTLLLILAAGAIPRLALAESRIALVVGNGNYSSVSSLNNPENDAVLISETLRGLGFEVTLLVDANQAELRHGISQFGSDLREAGQDGTGLFYYAGHALQSFGNNYLLPVDANLTDAADLSLVAIEAEAILRQMFSAKNRTNIVILDSCRNNPFENIPELNDNGLAEMKAPAGTFLAYATEPGGVALDGLGVNSPFTQILAREMMEPGAPVEQVFKKVRVAVRELTNERQTPWDTSSLISNFTFLPGKALSPEENAELQLWNAVRSARDLAQVKLFLDAYPNSRFGPDGRKLLAALMEGQQPEKAETSPTLTGSTAERSPNERLLNVQNWMFQLQDLDEDGAIEALAATEYDMLVIEAGYNFIDWSYDTAQIIDRLKVKPDGSSRLLLAYVDIGQAEDYRNYWLDDWVAPTAHKRGHPDFMITIDPDGWSGNFPVAYWDNNWQSLWLGSSGIIADLARFGFDGVLLDWVEAYDDDRVREAAREAGVSPENSMITFIEKLGDAGKAIDPSFLVVAQNAIYLIDADPDRYTSAIDALAVEDTWFHGWGDSDWDDPDGGDQQDRHDDEYSTSARLVQIALYQKSGLPVFSVDYALNKNNVAKVYNEAIGHGLISLVTRVALSKLTETPPPSLTSE; encoded by the coding sequence ATGGGATCGAAAAGAAACGGGGTCCGTTCGGTGTTTTCAACCCTCCGAGTTTTGACACTTTTACTAATCCTTGCCGCTGGAGCTATTCCGCGATTAGCTTTGGCTGAAAGTCGCATCGCGCTGGTTGTGGGCAATGGCAATTACAGCTCCGTATCCTCCTTGAATAACCCGGAAAATGATGCGGTATTGATATCAGAAACCCTTAGGGGGCTAGGGTTTGAGGTCACGCTTCTGGTCGATGCAAATCAAGCTGAATTGCGACATGGAATTTCCCAATTTGGCAGTGATTTACGCGAGGCTGGACAGGATGGAACCGGGTTGTTCTATTACGCCGGCCACGCATTGCAGTCCTTTGGCAACAACTACTTATTACCGGTCGACGCCAACCTGACTGACGCGGCCGATCTTAGTTTGGTGGCGATAGAGGCCGAAGCGATTTTGCGGCAAATGTTTTCTGCGAAGAACCGGACAAATATCGTAATACTGGATTCTTGTCGCAACAATCCGTTTGAGAATATTCCTGAGCTCAACGATAACGGTCTGGCCGAAATGAAAGCACCGGCGGGTACATTTCTGGCCTATGCAACAGAACCCGGTGGCGTGGCGCTTGACGGTCTGGGCGTCAACAGCCCGTTTACCCAAATTTTGGCCCGCGAAATGATGGAACCGGGTGCCCCAGTCGAACAGGTGTTCAAAAAAGTTCGTGTGGCTGTGCGCGAGTTAACCAATGAGCGCCAAACCCCCTGGGACACATCTTCGTTGATAAGCAATTTTACGTTTCTCCCCGGAAAGGCTCTTAGCCCTGAAGAAAACGCCGAGTTGCAGTTGTGGAACGCAGTTCGGTCAGCCCGGGATTTGGCGCAGGTGAAACTGTTTCTGGACGCATACCCAAATAGCCGCTTCGGGCCGGATGGTCGTAAACTACTTGCTGCATTGATGGAGGGGCAACAGCCAGAAAAGGCAGAGACAAGCCCAACGCTGACAGGATCGACTGCCGAAAGATCCCCGAACGAACGACTGCTGAACGTTCAAAACTGGATGTTCCAACTTCAGGACCTGGATGAGGACGGCGCGATCGAAGCATTGGCCGCGACTGAGTATGATATGCTTGTTATTGAAGCGGGGTACAATTTTATCGATTGGTCCTATGATACCGCGCAAATTATAGATCGGTTAAAAGTAAAGCCTGACGGTAGTTCCCGGTTATTGCTTGCCTATGTTGATATTGGCCAAGCCGAAGACTACCGAAATTATTGGCTAGATGACTGGGTCGCGCCGACGGCACACAAACGGGGACACCCGGATTTTATGATTACAATAGATCCCGATGGGTGGTCAGGAAATTTTCCGGTCGCTTACTGGGATAATAATTGGCAATCGCTCTGGTTGGGATCAAGCGGGATAATCGCGGACCTAGCAAGGTTTGGTTTTGATGGCGTTCTTCTGGACTGGGTCGAAGCCTACGACGATGACCGGGTTCGCGAAGCCGCCAGGGAGGCCGGCGTTTCTCCGGAAAATTCGATGATTACTTTCATTGAAAAACTCGGCGACGCCGGAAAAGCAATTGATCCAAGCTTTCTGGTTGTTGCTCAGAATGCCATCTATCTTATCGACGCTGATCCCGACCGCTACACTAGTGCCATTGATGCATTGGCGGTTGAAGATACGTGGTTTCATGGGTGGGGCGACAGTGACTGGGATGATCCAGACGGAGGGGACCAACAGGATCGCCATGATGATGAATACTCCACAAGTGCCCGGCTTGTCCAAATCGCACTGTACCAAAAATCGGGACTACCAGTCTTTTCTGTGGATTATGCCCTCAATAAAAACAACGTTGCAAAAGTATACAACGAGGCAATAGGCCACGGTTTGATTTCACTCGTAACGCGTGTCGCACTTTCTAAGCTGACCGAAACTCCGCCGCCTAGCCTCACATCCGAATAG
- a CDS encoding GNAT family N-acetyltransferase, giving the protein MVDVSLRRFVAGDLHWLAARHQDLYTRDEGFDTTYGPVITAILHDFCKSHDPMCEKGWIAKQGARRLGSIFCIKETDDIARLRLFLLTPEARGRGLGKRLLRDCMGFARQVGYREMVLRTYQSQRTSGSLYRAFGWQLIESRPAFSFGAKLIEQTWRVML; this is encoded by the coding sequence ATGGTTGATGTGAGTTTACGCCGATTCGTTGCGGGCGATTTGCACTGGTTGGCAGCACGCCATCAGGATCTTTATACACGCGATGAGGGGTTCGACACCACGTATGGCCCGGTGATCACGGCGATTCTGCATGATTTTTGTAAGTCCCATGATCCTATGTGTGAAAAAGGCTGGATTGCGAAACAGGGTGCGCGGCGTCTTGGCAGTATATTCTGCATCAAAGAGACGGACGACATAGCCCGTTTACGGCTGTTCCTGCTGACCCCAGAGGCGCGCGGGCGGGGCTTGGGCAAGCGTTTGCTGCGCGATTGCATGGGGTTTGCGCGTCAGGTCGGATATCGCGAAATGGTGCTGCGCACCTACCAAAGTCAGCGCACAAGTGGATCTCTGTATCGTGCATTCGGCTGGCAACTGATCGAATCCCGACCCGCATTTTCCTTCGGAGCAAAATTGATCGAACAAACCTGGCGTGTTATGCTCTAA
- a CDS encoding DUF6324 family protein: protein MGINSERDIEANMQIGPTDAGMVRLFIEAGGVEVPMDFDPEEAEEIAEEIRAAAQAARMVKG, encoded by the coding sequence ATGGGTATCAATAGCGAACGCGACATCGAGGCAAACATGCAAATCGGCCCAACCGATGCCGGTATGGTGCGTCTGTTCATCGAAGCCGGTGGTGTGGAAGTTCCAATGGATTTTGACCCAGAAGAAGCCGAAGAGATCGCCGAAGAGATCCGCGCCGCCGCCCAGGCCGCCCGTATGGTCAAAGGTTAA
- a CDS encoding MmcB family DNA repair protein — protein sequence MFTLKPMTPNLQPNLQPGQKLARGVARYLRSLGYASLEEFVPMRGLRVDVMALGPKGELWVIECKSSRADFQSDGKWQGYLEWCDRYFWAVDTEFPTDLLPDDTGLIIADAYDAEIIRMAPEDKLAAARRKKLTLKFARDTARRLHSLRDPRPGQAGGMLHSAGEENDRA from the coding sequence ATGTTCACACTGAAGCCCATGACACCCAACCTTCAACCCAACCTTCAACCCGGGCAAAAACTGGCCCGCGGCGTGGCCCGCTATTTGCGCAGTCTTGGCTATGCGTCACTGGAGGAATTCGTGCCCATGCGCGGGCTGCGGGTGGATGTGATGGCACTGGGCCCCAAGGGAGAGCTATGGGTGATCGAATGCAAATCCAGCCGTGCAGATTTCCAATCCGACGGTAAATGGCAGGGCTATCTAGAGTGGTGCGACCGCTATTTCTGGGCCGTAGATACCGAATTTCCGACCGACCTGCTGCCCGACGACACCGGTCTGATCATCGCCGATGCCTATGACGCCGAAATCATCCGGATGGCACCTGAGGACAAACTGGCAGCAGCGCGTCGTAAGAAACTGACCCTGAAATTTGCCCGCGACACCGCGCGTCGCCTGCACAGCCTGCGCGATCCACGCCCTGGGCAGGCTGGCGGAATGCTCCACAGTGCCGGCGAGGAAAATGATAGGGCGTAA